In Mus caroli chromosome 9, CAROLI_EIJ_v1.1, whole genome shotgun sequence, a single window of DNA contains:
- the Slc26a6 gene encoding solute carrier family 26 member 6 isoform X2 translates to MELQRRDYHVERPLLNQEQLEDLGHWGPVAKTHQWRTWFRCSRARAHSLLLQHVPVLGWLPRYPVREWLLGDLLSGLSVAIMQLPQGLAYALLAGLPPMFGLYSSFYPVFIYFLFGTSRHISVGTFAVMSVMVGGVTESLTADKAFVQGLNATEDDARVQVAYTLSFLVGLFQVGLGLVHFGFVVTYLSEPLVRSYTTAASVQVLVSQLKYVFGISLNSHSGPLSVIYTVLEVCAKLPETVPGTVVTAIVAGVALVLVKLLNEKLHRRLPLPIPGELLTLIGATGISYGVKLNDRFKVDVVGNITTGLIPPVAPKTELFATLVGNAFAIAVVGFAIAISLGKIFALRHGYRVDSNQELVALGLSNLIGGFFQCFPVSCSMSRSLVQESTGGNTQVAGAVSSLFILLIIVKLGELFRDLPKAVLAAVIIVNLKGMMKQFSDICSLWKANRVDLLIWLVTFVATILLNLDIGLAVSIVFSLLLVVVRMQLPHYSVLGQVPDTDIYRDVAEYSGAKEVPGVKVFRSSATMYFANAELYSDSLKEKCGVDVDRLITQKKKRIKKQEMKLKRMKKAKKSQKQDASSKISSVSVNVNTNLEDVKNNDVEGSEAKVHQGEELQDVVASNQEDAKAPTMTSLKSLGLPQPGFHSLILDLSALSFVDTVCIKSLKNIFRDFREIEVEVYIAACYSPVVTQLEAGNFFDESITKQHVFASVHDAVTFALSHRKSVPKSPVLATKL, encoded by the exons ATGGAGCTGCAGAGGAGAGACTACCATGTGGAAAGGCCATTGCTGAACCAGGAGCAGCTAGAAGATCTGGGGCATTGGGGCCCAGTGGCGAAGACCCACCAGTGGCGAACTTGGTTCCG ATGTTCCCGTGCTCGGGCCCATTCTCTTCTGCTCCAGCATGTTCCAGTCCTGGGCTGGTTACCCCGGTATCCTGTGCGTGAATGGCTCCTGGGTGATCTGTTATCTGGCCTGAGTGTGGCCATCATGCAGCTTCCTCAGG GTTTGGCCTATGCCCTCCTGGCAGGATTGCCTCCTATGTTTGGTCTGTACAGTTCTTTCTACCCCGTCTTCATCTACTTCCTGTTTGGTACCTCTAGACACATCTCTGTGG GGACCTTTGCTGTAATGTCTGTGATGGTGGGCGGTGTGACAGAATCTCTGACAGCAGATAAGGCCTTCGTGCAAGGCTTGAATGCCACAGAGGATGATGCCCGCGTGCAGGTGGCCTACACACTCAGCTTCCTGGTCGGCCTCTTCCAG GTGGGGCTGGGCCTGGTACACTTCGGCTTTGTTGTCACCTACCTGTCAGAGCCTCTGGTCCGCAGCTATACCACGGCTGCGTCTGTGCAAGTCCTCGTCTCTCAGCTCAAGTATGTGTTTGGCATCTCACTCAACAGTCACTCTGGGCCACTGTCCGTTATCTAT ACAGTGCTGGAGGTCTGTGCCAAGCTCCCTGAGACTGTACCCGGCACCGTGGTCACGGCGATTGTGGCAGGAGTGGCCTTGGTGCTGGTGAAGCTACTTAATGAGAAGCTGCATCGGCGTCTGCCCCTGCCCATCCCTGGGGAACTACTCACG CTCATTGGGGCCACTGGTATTTCCTATGGTGTAAAGCTGAATGACAGATTCAAGGTCGATGTGGTGGGCAACATCACCACAGG GCTGATACCCCCGGTGGCACCCAAGACAGAGCTGTTTGCAACGCTTGTGGGAAATGCCTTTGCCATTGCTGTGGTGGGCTTCGCCATTGCCATCTCACTGGGGAAGATCTTTGCCCTGAGGCATGGCTACCGTGTGGACAGTAACCAG GAGCTGGTAGCCCTTGGCCTCAGTAACCTCATTGGAGGCTTCTTCCAGTGTTTCCCCGTGAGCTGCTCCATGTCTCGAAGCTTGGTACAGGAGAGCACGGGAGGCAACACACAG GTTGCTGGAGCCGTATCTTCCCTTTTTATCCTTCTTATTATCGTCAAACTTGGGGAACTCTTCCGAGACCTGCCCAAG GCCGTCCTGGCTGCTGTCATTATTGTGAACCTAAAGGGCATGATGAAGCAGTTCTCTGACATCTGCTCTCTTTGGAAGGCAAACCGAGTGGACCTG CTAATCTGGCTGGTGACCTTTGTGGCCACAATCCTGCTGAACCTGGACATTGGCCTGGCAGTTTCCATAGTCTTCTCCTTGCTGCTCGTGGTGGTCCGAATGCAGCT gCCCCATTACTCCGTCCTGGGGCAGGTGCCAGATACGGATATTTATAGAGACGTGGCAGAATACTCGGGG GCCAAGGAGGTCCCGGGTGTGAAAGTCTTCCGTTCCTCGGCCACGATGTACTTTGCCAACGCTGAGCTCTACAGCGACTCTCTGAAAGAGAAG TGCGGTGTGGATGTTGACCGCCTCATCACCCAGAAGAAGAAACGAATCAAAAAGCAGGAGATGAAGTTAAAGCGAATGAAGAAAGCCAAGAAGTCCCAGAAACAG GATGCTTCTTCCAAGATCTCCTCAGTTTCCGTCAACGTCAACACCAACTTGGAAGACGTCAAAAACAATGACGTCGAAGGCTCTGAAGCCAAG GTGCACCAAGGGGAGGAGCTGCAGGATGTAGTCGCCAGCAATCAAGAAGATGCCAAGGCCCCAACCATGACCTCACTGAAGTCCCTGGGCCTGCCTCAGCCAGGCTTCCATAGCCTCATCCTGGACCTGAGCGCCCTCTCCTTTGTGGACACCGTGTGCATTAAGAGCCTGAAGAAT ATTTTCCGTGACTTCCGGGAAATTGAAGTGGAAGTGTACATCGCAGCCTGTTACA
- the Slc26a6 gene encoding solute carrier family 26 member 6 isoform X1, whose protein sequence is MGLPDGSDQGTHQTQALLSAAQEMELQRRDYHVERPLLNQEQLEDLGHWGPVAKTHQWRTWFRCSRARAHSLLLQHVPVLGWLPRYPVREWLLGDLLSGLSVAIMQLPQGLAYALLAGLPPMFGLYSSFYPVFIYFLFGTSRHISVGTFAVMSVMVGGVTESLTADKAFVQGLNATEDDARVQVAYTLSFLVGLFQVGLGLVHFGFVVTYLSEPLVRSYTTAASVQVLVSQLKYVFGISLNSHSGPLSVIYTVLEVCAKLPETVPGTVVTAIVAGVALVLVKLLNEKLHRRLPLPIPGELLTLIGATGISYGVKLNDRFKVDVVGNITTGLIPPVAPKTELFATLVGNAFAIAVVGFAIAISLGKIFALRHGYRVDSNQELVALGLSNLIGGFFQCFPVSCSMSRSLVQESTGGNTQVAGAVSSLFILLIIVKLGELFRDLPKAVLAAVIIVNLKGMMKQFSDICSLWKANRVDLLIWLVTFVATILLNLDIGLAVSIVFSLLLVVVRMQLPHYSVLGQVPDTDIYRDVAEYSGAKEVPGVKVFRSSATMYFANAELYSDSLKEKCGVDVDRLITQKKKRIKKQEMKLKRMKKAKKSQKQDASSKISSVSVNVNTNLEDVKNNDVEGSEAKVHQGEELQDVVASNQEDAKAPTMTSLKSLGLPQPGFHSLILDLSALSFVDTVCIKSLKNIFRDFREIEVEVYIAACYSPVVTQLEAGNFFDESITKQHVFASVHDAVTFALSHRKSVPKSPVLATKL, encoded by the exons ATGGGACTTCCCGATGGGTCCG ACCAAGGGACACATCAGACGCAGGCACTCCTGTCTGCAGCCCAAGAAATGGAGCTGCAGAGGAGAGACTACCATGTGGAAAGGCCATTGCTGAACCAGGAGCAGCTAGAAGATCTGGGGCATTGGGGCCCAGTGGCGAAGACCCACCAGTGGCGAACTTGGTTCCG ATGTTCCCGTGCTCGGGCCCATTCTCTTCTGCTCCAGCATGTTCCAGTCCTGGGCTGGTTACCCCGGTATCCTGTGCGTGAATGGCTCCTGGGTGATCTGTTATCTGGCCTGAGTGTGGCCATCATGCAGCTTCCTCAGG GTTTGGCCTATGCCCTCCTGGCAGGATTGCCTCCTATGTTTGGTCTGTACAGTTCTTTCTACCCCGTCTTCATCTACTTCCTGTTTGGTACCTCTAGACACATCTCTGTGG GGACCTTTGCTGTAATGTCTGTGATGGTGGGCGGTGTGACAGAATCTCTGACAGCAGATAAGGCCTTCGTGCAAGGCTTGAATGCCACAGAGGATGATGCCCGCGTGCAGGTGGCCTACACACTCAGCTTCCTGGTCGGCCTCTTCCAG GTGGGGCTGGGCCTGGTACACTTCGGCTTTGTTGTCACCTACCTGTCAGAGCCTCTGGTCCGCAGCTATACCACGGCTGCGTCTGTGCAAGTCCTCGTCTCTCAGCTCAAGTATGTGTTTGGCATCTCACTCAACAGTCACTCTGGGCCACTGTCCGTTATCTAT ACAGTGCTGGAGGTCTGTGCCAAGCTCCCTGAGACTGTACCCGGCACCGTGGTCACGGCGATTGTGGCAGGAGTGGCCTTGGTGCTGGTGAAGCTACTTAATGAGAAGCTGCATCGGCGTCTGCCCCTGCCCATCCCTGGGGAACTACTCACG CTCATTGGGGCCACTGGTATTTCCTATGGTGTAAAGCTGAATGACAGATTCAAGGTCGATGTGGTGGGCAACATCACCACAGG GCTGATACCCCCGGTGGCACCCAAGACAGAGCTGTTTGCAACGCTTGTGGGAAATGCCTTTGCCATTGCTGTGGTGGGCTTCGCCATTGCCATCTCACTGGGGAAGATCTTTGCCCTGAGGCATGGCTACCGTGTGGACAGTAACCAG GAGCTGGTAGCCCTTGGCCTCAGTAACCTCATTGGAGGCTTCTTCCAGTGTTTCCCCGTGAGCTGCTCCATGTCTCGAAGCTTGGTACAGGAGAGCACGGGAGGCAACACACAG GTTGCTGGAGCCGTATCTTCCCTTTTTATCCTTCTTATTATCGTCAAACTTGGGGAACTCTTCCGAGACCTGCCCAAG GCCGTCCTGGCTGCTGTCATTATTGTGAACCTAAAGGGCATGATGAAGCAGTTCTCTGACATCTGCTCTCTTTGGAAGGCAAACCGAGTGGACCTG CTAATCTGGCTGGTGACCTTTGTGGCCACAATCCTGCTGAACCTGGACATTGGCCTGGCAGTTTCCATAGTCTTCTCCTTGCTGCTCGTGGTGGTCCGAATGCAGCT gCCCCATTACTCCGTCCTGGGGCAGGTGCCAGATACGGATATTTATAGAGACGTGGCAGAATACTCGGGG GCCAAGGAGGTCCCGGGTGTGAAAGTCTTCCGTTCCTCGGCCACGATGTACTTTGCCAACGCTGAGCTCTACAGCGACTCTCTGAAAGAGAAG TGCGGTGTGGATGTTGACCGCCTCATCACCCAGAAGAAGAAACGAATCAAAAAGCAGGAGATGAAGTTAAAGCGAATGAAGAAAGCCAAGAAGTCCCAGAAACAG GATGCTTCTTCCAAGATCTCCTCAGTTTCCGTCAACGTCAACACCAACTTGGAAGACGTCAAAAACAATGACGTCGAAGGCTCTGAAGCCAAG GTGCACCAAGGGGAGGAGCTGCAGGATGTAGTCGCCAGCAATCAAGAAGATGCCAAGGCCCCAACCATGACCTCACTGAAGTCCCTGGGCCTGCCTCAGCCAGGCTTCCATAGCCTCATCCTGGACCTGAGCGCCCTCTCCTTTGTGGACACCGTGTGCATTAAGAGCCTGAAGAAT ATTTTCCGTGACTTCCGGGAAATTGAAGTGGAAGTGTACATCGCAGCCTGTTACA